ATTATCGAAAGCTGGCTGCGCGAATGGGCCAACCCGAATCTGGATACCGAGGCACTGGCCCATCAACTGAGCATGGCTGGCCTGGAAGTGGACGGCGTGACGCCAGCGGCGGCGCCGTTTTCCGGCGTGGTGGTGGGTGAAGTGCTGAGCACGCGCGCGCACCCGGATGCCGAGAAGCTGACGTTGTGCGAAGTGAGTGACGGCACCGAGACTTTTCCGGTGGTCTGCGGTGCGCCCAATGTCCGCGCGGGCCTGAAAGTGCCCTTTGCCCGTGTCGGCGCCGAGCTGCCCGGTGATTTCCGTATCAAGAAGGCCAAGCTGCGTGGCGAGCCGTCGCTGGGCATGCTTTGCGGTGCCTCGGAGCTGGGCCTGGAAGACCTGATCGACGGGCTGCTGGAGTTGCCCGCGGACGCGCCCGTGGGCGAGGACATTCGCCGTTATCTGCAACTGGATGACACCATCATTGAAGTAGACCTGACGCCGAACCGGGCCGATTGCCTGAGCGTGCGGGGGATCGCCCGCGAAGTCAGCGTGCTCAACAAGGTGCCCTTTACGCCGCCTGCCATCGCGCCGGTGGCGCCTGTGATCGACGACACCTTCCCGGTGACCGTGGTGGCCGCAGAGGCCTGCCCGCGTTATCTGGGCCGGGTGATTCGTGGTATTGATCCGACCGCGACCACGCCGTTGTGGATGGTGGAGCGCTTGCGCCGCGCCGGGCTGCGGCCGATCGATCCGGTGGTGGACGTCACCAATTACGTGCTGCTTGAGTTGGGGCAGCCGCTGCATGCGTTTGACCTGGGTCGGTTGCAGCAGGGTATCGAAGTGCGCATGGCGCGCCCGGGCGAAACCCTGACGCTGCTGGACGAGCAGACGGTGACGTTGCGTGACGATACGCTGGTGATTGCGGACGCCAGCGGCCCGCTGGCCATGGCCGGGATCATGGGCGGTGCCGGGTCCGGCGTGACCGACGCAACGGTGGATATCTTTCTGGAGTGTGCTTTTTTTGCGCCGCTGTCGGTGGCGGGCAAGGCACGCAGCTACGGGCTGCACACGGATTCCTCGCACCGCTTTGAACGGGGTGTGGACCCGGCCTTGCAGGCTGAGGCGATGGCGCGGGCCACGGCCCTGATTATCGAGATTGCTGGCGGCCAGCCGGGCCCGGTGACCGAGGCGCTGGCAGAGCAGGCGTTGCCGCAGCCGGTGGCGATCGAGCTGACGGCGGCACGGGTCGAAGGGCTGCTGGGTCTGGCGCTGGCGGATGACGAGATCAGCGATATCCTCACGCGCCTGGGCATGCAGGTGACGCCCACCGGTGCAGGCGCCTGGCGTGTGCTGCCGCCGAGCTGGCGCTTCGACATGGCCATCGAACAGGACCTGATTGAAGAGCTGGCCCGGGTGCATGGCTATGACCGCTTGCCGAGCCGTTTGCCTGCCACGCAGGGGGCGACGGCCAGCGAGCCGGAAACCCTGTTGCCCGCCCGGCGCCTGTCCGATCTGCTCTGCGGACGGGGCTATCTGGAGGCGATCACCTATACCTTCGTGGACCCGGCGATGCAGGCCGCCCTGGACCCGCAGGTTGCGCCGCTGGCGTTGGCCAATCCGATTTCCAGCGAGCTGGCGGTGATGCGCACGACCCTGTGGGCCGGGCTGTTGACCGCTGCGCAGCGCAACCTGAACCGGCAGACGGCGCGCCTGCGCCTGTTCGAACAGGGCCTCCGTTTTGTGCCGGGTAACGAGGGCCTGCAGCAGGAGCCGATGCTGGCCGGGCTGGTCTTTGGCAGTGCGCGGCCACTGCACTTCGACGAGACGGGGCGCAAGGTCGACTTCCTGGACCTCAAGGGGGATGTCGAGGCACTGCTGAGTGTGGCGGGCGGCCTGGGCGAATACCGCTTTGAGGCGGCGACGCATCAGGTGCTTCATCCGGGCCAGAGTGCGCGCATCCTGCGCGGCGATGCTGAGGCTGGCTGGTTGGGCAAACTGCATCCGGCACTGGCGGCCACACTGGACCTGCCGGCGGACATCTACCTCTTCGAGCTGAGAAAATCAGTGATCGAGGGGTTATCCGTGCCGAAATTCAACGATCTTTCCGAGTATCCGTCAGTGCGTCGCGATCTGGCCCTGGCCATGCCTGCGGAGGTGCCCGCCGGGGCCGTGCTGGCGGCCGTGCGCGCAGCCTGTGACGCGCGTCTGCGCGAGGTCGCACTTTTCGATGTATATCAGGGAGATAAGATCGAAAAAGGTCACAAGAGTCTGGCCTTGGGCTTGACCTTCCAGGACCGTTCACGCACGCTAGGGGAGGCTGAAATCAGCGACCTGATTTCGGGGGTGCTATCTCAGCTAAAACAAGAATTTAATGCTACTTTGCGAGAATGATTCGAGGGCATCTGATGAGGGCTTGTGGATGGCGGCGCTGACCAAGGCGGACATGGCGGAACGCCTGTTTACTGAACTCGGCCTGAACAAGCGTGAAGCCAAGGAAATGGTGGAGATGTTCTTTGAGGAAATCCGCCATGCCCTGGAGAACAATGTTCAGGTAAAATTATCGGGTTTCGGCAACTTCGATCTGCGTGACAAGAGCGAGCGGCCGGGCCGCAACCCGAAGACGGGCGAAGAGATTCCCATTACGGCGCGTCGGGTCGTGACCTTTCGCCCGGGGCAAAAACTAAAACAACGAGTTGAAGCATATGCTGGAACCAAGCAATAACGACCAGCTCCCGGCGATTCCAGGGAAGCGCTACTTCACCATTGGTGAAGTGAGCGATCTCTGTGATGTGAAGCCGCATGTGCTGCGTTACTGGGAACAGGAATTCCCGCAACTCAAGCCGGTGAAGCGGCGTGGCAACCGGCGCTACTACCAGCGCCAGGATGTGCTGATGATCCGCCAGATCCGCAGCCTTCTGTATGACCAGGGCTACACCATCGGTGGTGCGCGCCAGCAGCTTACCGATGGCAGCAATGGCGAGCAGGCCACGCACTACCACCAGCTGATCCGGCAGATGATCGTCGAGCTGGAAGACGTGCTCGACGTGCTGCGGGCCTGATTTTCCAGTCGTTTCTGTTTGCACTGCGGCGCTGATCAGTTATGATTGCCGCCGCTTTGATATCACCTGTTTTCTCGGGGCGTAGCGCAGCCTGGTAGCGCACTTGCATGGGGTGCAAGGGGTCGTAGGTTCAAATCCTACCGTCCCGACCAATCATCGGCCCAGGGTATCCCCACCCTGGTGCCAGCCCGAAGAGGCCGCTGAATAGCGGCCTTTTTGCGTTGCGGCACGGGCGAAACAGGGAGCCGGATCATGAAAGACGACATTTACGCGCAGCCTCGGGATGCCGTGGCGCGTTTCAGCTTCGATGAGCAGGTGGCGGCGGTGTTTCCCGACATGA
This region of Isoalcanivorax indicus genomic DNA includes:
- the pheT gene encoding phenylalanine--tRNA ligase subunit beta, whose product is MLIIESWLREWANPNLDTEALAHQLSMAGLEVDGVTPAAAPFSGVVVGEVLSTRAHPDAEKLTLCEVSDGTETFPVVCGAPNVRAGLKVPFARVGAELPGDFRIKKAKLRGEPSLGMLCGASELGLEDLIDGLLELPADAPVGEDIRRYLQLDDTIIEVDLTPNRADCLSVRGIAREVSVLNKVPFTPPAIAPVAPVIDDTFPVTVVAAEACPRYLGRVIRGIDPTATTPLWMVERLRRAGLRPIDPVVDVTNYVLLELGQPLHAFDLGRLQQGIEVRMARPGETLTLLDEQTVTLRDDTLVIADASGPLAMAGIMGGAGSGVTDATVDIFLECAFFAPLSVAGKARSYGLHTDSSHRFERGVDPALQAEAMARATALIIEIAGGQPGPVTEALAEQALPQPVAIELTAARVEGLLGLALADDEISDILTRLGMQVTPTGAGAWRVLPPSWRFDMAIEQDLIEELARVHGYDRLPSRLPATQGATASEPETLLPARRLSDLLCGRGYLEAITYTFVDPAMQAALDPQVAPLALANPISSELAVMRTTLWAGLLTAAQRNLNRQTARLRLFEQGLRFVPGNEGLQQEPMLAGLVFGSARPLHFDETGRKVDFLDLKGDVEALLSVAGGLGEYRFEAATHQVLHPGQSARILRGDAEAGWLGKLHPALAATLDLPADIYLFELRKSVIEGLSVPKFNDLSEYPSVRRDLALAMPAEVPAGAVLAAVRAACDARLREVALFDVYQGDKIEKGHKSLALGLTFQDRSRTLGEAEISDLISGVLSQLKQEFNATLRE
- the ihfA gene encoding integration host factor subunit alpha translates to MAALTKADMAERLFTELGLNKREAKEMVEMFFEEIRHALENNVQVKLSGFGNFDLRDKSERPGRNPKTGEEIPITARRVVTFRPGQKLKQRVEAYAGTKQ
- a CDS encoding MerR family transcriptional regulator; the protein is MLEPSNNDQLPAIPGKRYFTIGEVSDLCDVKPHVLRYWEQEFPQLKPVKRRGNRRYYQRQDVLMIRQIRSLLYDQGYTIGGARQQLTDGSNGEQATHYHQLIRQMIVELEDVLDVLRA